Genomic window (Drosophila ananassae strain 14024-0371.13 chromosome 3L, ASM1763931v2, whole genome shotgun sequence):
GCACCAGCAGGATACTTCTGGCTTACAGTCGTTTCTTGGTATATGGAAAACGACAGCTAGACTGTATACTTATTAgaaggaaaaatatataatcaaGTCGCCCATGAGATTACCTTCAAAATCAATTAACATTGACAATCATTCAAACATCAATTCAATCTAAGCAAGACTAAACAAACAAGAAGCAGCCCCAATCATAAGAAAATGGCACTACCCACTTTGGAtaaatgttgctgctgcgagATACGGTGGGGAGCACTTATTGTAGGCATTATGAGGTTTTTAGTGTATGCTTATGTCCTGGGACGTGTTTTCAGTAAATAGTTATACACCTTGTCCTAAGGACTATCCATATTATCATGCTAACCTCTTTCTTCCAGTTATGGAAACCGAAAATGATTTACAAGAACTTGGTCTGTATATAGTAATAACGATACGAACGTTGTTCTTGGCTTCTAGCATTCTGATAATTGTTTCTGTGTGGGTGGTAAGTAACCATTAATATGTTAATTTTTTCGatacaattaaaattaagttcCTTTTTTAGCCAAAAAAGCAGCTTCCCTGTGTCTACCTCATTCTAGCACCGATAGAAGAGTTTATGGAAATGATTATATTGATATACATCTGTACAAAACTCGATTTTGAGGATGTTGAGGGTATTGTAACAAAAGCTACCGTTTGGATAATGTTTTTGGGTAAACTTTTGCTTGTATTTATTTACCTAATATGTCTAATGATATTGTTTCCCTCAGCTTTGGACGTGTACTTCTGGTTCGTCATCTACTCGTGGTACAAACAAATCGCCAGCCCATCCCAATCGTGACTTCTAAATCAAATGACAGTGTGACTTTTAGTATTTTAGCTCCCGTTTAAAAGTTATaagaacaaaattttcatattttagtGTACtgaatttcccaaaaaaaaataaatattccttATAAATAATGCTTTCGATGTCACTTAAGCAAGATACTAGGGATGCTGTTTTTATGCCATTTTTATGGGCGGGAATACTTATTAAATGGTAAAATCTATGATCAAGTTTCCCGTGTGattaatttcaaaatcaaatgAAACCCAAACATTCAAACATTAATTCAATCTAAGCAATACAATACAAGACAACACAGATGCCCCAAGAAACCACTAGGAAATGGCAATTCCCACTTTGGATaagtgttgctgctgcgaGTTGCGGTGGGGAGCACTTATTGTGGGCATTATGCAGTTCTTACAGTTTGCCTATATCCTGGGACGTGCCTTCAGTAAATACTTTCACACCTTGTCCTGAGGACTATCAATGTTATTCTGCTGACCTCTTTCTTGCAGTTATTGAAACCGAAAATGATTTACAACAACTTGTTCTGCATATAGCAATAACGATACAAGCCGTGTTCTTAGTTACTAGCGTTCTGATAATAGTTTCTGTGTGGGTGGTAAGTAATCcttaaaaatttgatttaaaacagttaaaaaaattaattttctctCTTCACTTTTAGCCCAAAAAGCAACTTCCCTGTATCTATATCATTCTAACGCCGATAGAAATTATTGCCGAGGGAATTTTATTGATATACATCTGTACAATACTCGATTTGGACGGTGTTGGGAAAATTGTAGAAAAAGCTTTCGTTTGGCTAGCATGTTTTTGTAAGCTTTTGCTTTTAGTTATTACCCTAATGCGcctaataatattttttcccacAGTTTTGGAAGTGTACTTCTGGTTTGTTATCTACTCGTGGTACAAACAACTCTCCAGCCCAGCTCAATCATGACGtatacaaaattttgaaagtcATTTGATTTAGATTTTAGTGTAATATCTAATTtcccaataaataaatattccttataaaaaataattattgggTGGATTTTATGCCATTTTTAGGGGAGGGGACAACAATGAACTGCTTGGagaaatctttaaaaaaaacgcTTATTCTTTAAGGACGTGGCTATATCTACTCGGCTGTTAAGGAAGTAGGGTCTGAGATGATGCCTTCTACCTCTTTCTGTAAGAGGAACTTATACTCTATATTGTCCACAGTGATGGTGGTAATATAATCCATGTGATTTCTGTCTCCAGAATCACGAGGTTTATGCCAATCCTTAAAAAACTTGGAAAGATATATCAGTTATTCAAGAAGAGGGTTCCCTTTCTGGTAACTTTCTAGTCATAGAATGCTTTCTTCGAAAATACCAaagttataggatatagtcgatcgaTCCCACCATTCCTGCCTGAAATATTATAAAGAAAGTATGCCaagttttaaaactgagagactatttTGCCTTTGAAAGGGTATAAAGTTACTTCAAATCGCCGGTGAAATCAACTTCAAAATCAAATAGAAGGTTACAGAACGTAAACCAAAAGTCTAGACTCtagagagaaaaataaaaattacctAATCGGCAGAAAATAGCATCAAAATGGGACTGCCAGTTTTCAGTAAGTGCTGCTGCCTCGAGCTCAAATGGGGAGCTCTCATTGTGGCCATTGTGGATTTGATATTTTGCGGCTCAGCAGCTGGGCATTCGGCCAGTAAGTACTCACGAATAAGTACTGAAAAATCAGTAATAGCCTGATGACCCGATCTCTCCCCTAGTAATAAGAGGCAGAGATCTTTTGAACATCCTTTGGTATGTAGCAGTATTGCTGCATTTGGCGCACATAATCGCTTGCATTTTAGTCATTGTTTCTGTGTGGGTGGTAAGTATCCTTTAGGAACTCTCATTTCATTTTAATCactatttaattattcttttCGTTATTAGCCGAAGAAGGAGTTTCCCTGTGTCTATCTCATAACGGCACTAATAAGATTTATTTTCGATATAATTTTTGTGATATTTATCATTATAGAATTCGGTTTTGAAGGGGATTACCTAATAACCGCCatcattattttaatttatattggTAAGCTATTACCTTAATGGATTTACGTAATGCATCTAAGGAGTTTCTTTTCCAACAGCTTTGACCGTTTACTTTTGGTTAGTTATCTACTCATACTACAGGAAGTGCGGAGGGCATACTCCAGCCGATTAAAAACCTCCAAGAGTACCTCTGCCACCTGACAGTATCTTTTTTAACGAATGACCTCTTTCGATATATGTCGCCTCCCAGAAGTAATAATGATCTCCAAATCAAACAGTATCACCTCTTTTATGAATATACACAAAATTTGGAATAATGGAGGATTTATTTCCTCCCAATCAAATGGCAGTATGACCTCTTTTATGATTATGAACAAAATAATGACCGCCAAGTCAAGTGACAGTATGACCTCGTTTAACCTGTGACGCAACTCCgatgtatttttataaatatgaaCAAAATTTATCgttttaagttaaaattatAATGTAAATATAATATAGCCTTATTTATAATTAAGGCTAGGACATAAATGTACCTAATACACAGTTGCTTGCATCTAAACAGACTTTCCATCTGATGGAATCGTTTTTGGCTCAATAGGCGCTCTGGGTGGCCGGCGACTTCGGCGTTTAACGCGTAAAACGATTTCATTCTCTATTTGTTCAAACTGGTAGTCTGTGTGGCCCATCGAAAAGCGTTTGGTGACATTAGAGGAATCGTCTGTGCAGCTAAGGCTTCCGCTTGTTTCCTCCACGGGTGCATCCTGACTAGGAGACTTTTCAGCACTCTCCAACAAGTTGACTCTTCGCTTTTTTAAGGGAGTTTTGACGGGTGTTTCCGTTTCTGGTGTTTTTAGTGGACTCTTCGCTTTAAGTGGAGTGGTGTGAAGAGGAGATTGGGCCAAGATCGCAATTAGATCTTTAGAAGTTTGTCGCGCCTTAGTTGAGGTTGAAGTAACAACTGTTTCGTCTGGCGAAGATTGATGAAGTTGTTCTAGTGCCATCTCAATGGCATCTTCCTCGAGGCTCAAGTTTAGGTAGTTGGTATTGTGGTTGCCTGGGGGCACCACCTCCCCAGTTAACTCATTCATTGCATTCTCTAGGATGGCGTCATCATTGTGGTCGATTTTTGTAGAGTCTGGCTGAGCGTATAATATTGAAGACCTGGTCGAAGCTTCATCCCTGCTGTAGCTGGACTCTTTCCTTTCGTGTTCCTGGATATCTTCGtttaatttctcaaatttATCAGTTTTTATCCTTTCCGGGTCTTGTAGATTCTTGTCGACTGTAAAGGCAATATTTTCTATATCCGCTATTTCAGGCAATCGGATATTTTCAATAATCTGGATTCCCTCGTCATTTTCGTCAGTTCTTTTTGGTGACTCGCTCCCGTCTTTTACTTTAGGAGCTTCTATAATGGTGGAACCTATACTTTTCGAAAAGCAGGGAGCATTTGATTTATCGAGATCATCGTAGATATCATATTCTAATTCCATCGGAACAGTCTCATCTATAGTCTCATTGACCGTCAATTCCTGAGCCACAAGCATATCTGATAACTTGCTATCCTGAATAATAGATTCACAAGCCGTCTCATTAATTATTTCCTTCTGTTCGGCATTGTTGGATGAATTAATTTCACACTCTTTACCAGGTTCAGGATTCTCGTCGTTGTGGGCATTAGCGGTCGAATCTAGTTCTGGAGGTATTTCATCTTGAATGCTCGAATCTTTTTGTTCGCTGGCAGTAACTACGCAGACATTCTCAACCTGCTTGGCAGGTTCTGGAACATCATTTTGTAACTCAATTACTTTGTGAATAGGATCCATAGGATTTTTATCAGGAAATAAACTAAGCGGGGGAATTGGAAGATTCATTAATTTAGAAACCGAGGAGAAGAATCCTTCACATAACTTAGTAGTATCTGTTTCTGTCGGCTTCGCCTCAACTccagtgttttttttaaagtagCCATCCACAGCGGCAGTGTCTTCGCTTTCATTTGGAATAGCCTGCTTAGTCGACTGTGGCTTGACGGCAGAATCGGGTGTGTAAAGTTCAACAGGAGTCGACGGATCCTTGTTAGCTAGCATTTTCTTGGCCACCTCTGAATGGGGACTCTCGTTATCTGAACAGATGGGTTCGTCGCCGAATAGAGTGGTTATAGTTTGGGACTTTGGTCTCTGAATTTTTGGACTGCAACGAAATTCATGCGCTACTATTAACAGTGCTATCGACGATTCTTGGGCATACTTACCCTGGCGACTGAGAGCGGCTACGCCTTCGGCTTTCCCTGCCACTCTTCCCACGGTGCCGGCTGGATTCGTGCCTAGGACTGCGGCTACGTCGGCGGTCTCTAGATCTTTGATGGTTTTCGAAATGTCGAGCGTGTGAACGAGGCTTGTCATTGTTGATCTTGTGAAGGCTGTGCCTGGGGGAACTGCTTCTGGACTTTGGCTTCTCAGTTTTATTGTCTTCTTTCGAACGCGCCCTAAATGGATTCTTCGGCTCTTCGGTTTCTTTCCGAGAAACTTCTTTCGTTTGGGCCAGTTTCGGGCGTTTGTTGTGGTGTTCCCTGGCGGCTAAGTCTTCGTCAATCGGAGCTCGCTTCCGTCTAAAGCAAATATCATCTTTTCTGTGAACAATTGTGGAGATATATTAGTTAAAGAAGCATTCATTGATTTTCGACTTACTCCTTTCGTAGCTGGTCGATTAGAGCCTCCTTCCTCTTCATTTCCGCCTTGGCAGTGTCGAGTAGATTCTGCAGATTGACTTCCATGACTTTAATCTTTTTCCCAAGCGCTTTATTCTCCGCCTTTAAGGCTTCTATTTCGACAGTCgcacttttgtgtttttcttcCCATGCCAGCAGCTGCTCGGATTTCTGCAACAACTCCCAcggattaattttttttgcaagaCGACGAGTACTGGGATATTACTTACTTTATCCTCGGCTTTTTGGAAGTCTTCTAGATCCTCATAGATATCCAAATCGTCGTCCCCCAGCATTTTTAAGTCGTTGTTTGTTTGCGAATTTCAAGCCAAAGCAGATCATCTGTTATAGTGCTGGGTAACAGCAACACAGCCACCCGCCAGTGTGGcccaataaatttatttatgggATAGGGAGCACTTCAAAAATTCGAAAGGATATTGTTCAAATATAGTCTACATCCTTAATTAATACTCAacttaattaataatattcaatattaaggtattttttaaacttagtCCAGAAAACGGGTTGCGTAGGaactttttgtaaaaaaaacaacagcacaGAAATTCATGTTACAAATTCAAGTGAAACTTGATAGATATATTTTAAGTACAGGATAAAATTACACAAACACAGGACACACGAAAGGCAATCAACTATGGCAGACAAAAGTAATGCATATTACCGAAATGAGCGACGGAGGTTTGCCCTGATCACATATTTGTTAACTGCCGTAGCCATGATTGTTGCACTTTTGGAGTGGTGTCTTTTTCATTTcgtgtatgtatatatttaggATTTATGTATATCCATCCTATACCTTTATGATAATCCTGATTATCTTTCAGAGACGGTATTAATTCATTTTTCAACGATTACTATTGGATTGGAAGCATATTCGTTACAATTGGCCTAATACTCCTTgtggtttttatattttttgaggTCTTGCGTTTTAACAAAATGATCAATTGGCTATTTGCACTTTTGATAGTGAGTTAGTACATCATTTACTTGTGGAGAGAAAACAAAATTAGTATACTTTTAGTTCGAATGCGTCGTACTAGGCATGGCCCCATTGATTGCTCGTCAATATAGATATCAATTCCTGTTCAGCTTCCTGATTTGGACCATAGTTCTGATACTTTTTATTCTGATCGGTACCTTCTTGCCGGTAAGTTGGAAAACGGATTAAAAGCTATTTATTTtctcaaatatttaaatatttttttgggattAAACAGCTTGATTTGACTTTGGATGTAGTAGTATTGTTTGTCCTCGCAGTCATTGCCATAATTGGCGCCATGTATTTTCTAATGCTTTATATCGTATTTAATATGCCATACTCTTTTATAATCGTACGAATTTTTATAGTGATCAGCATTTGGATGGTGAGTAACATTTTAGGCactctatttatttaaaattgaaagttCTTGTCCCATTTTTAGTTTGTAATGTATCACGCCCAAATTATTAACGGTGGCAGATTTGCCGAAATGCGATCAAAGGATTATTTCCTTGGTGCTTTAATGCTCTTCATGGACTTTTTGCTCATGTACCTGTTTTCTTTTCAATTGGCTCCCAAGTGGTCCGACGCTTGTGACAAAGAAAATTCAGATTTTTTGGTCGCCTTTAAGGATACCACTAAGACTGAAGAAATTGAAAGAAGACAAAGAGAGAATGATTATACAGAGGGTACAGCGAGGGTTTTTGAACCAGAAAAAGGTCAATAATTAGCAAATAGTTTTCAGTTTACTATTTACTCATTTAAAACACCCGCCCTTACAGATGGCACCACTACTCCTACTACTACTTCTTTATACTAGAAAGGGAGTCGTTGCCCAACACTGATTGTGTTGGCGCCAACTAACACACACAAGCTGTCCATGCAGCTGGATTTTGGTTTGCGTTTTTCTCATGGTGAATAAACTTAAATTGGAACGAAACTGCGCTGACTAAACAATAAATAAGCGCTATTTCTTCACTTTCGGTCTCCCAACTCTAGGGCGTTTTTAGTTGAATGCCAGCTATGGATCCCACCATTTCCGTATCAAAGGTAAGTTGTAGAAACACTTTGACTCTGGATGCCCTTGctcattttttgtttggtgCCTTCTGCAAAGGGTTGTTTTGTATACAAAAATGGAGCTACGCGGGCCGGCAAGAAGGCGTCTTCCAAGCGCAAGCATTCGGTCGGGAGCAGCAGCCCCAGCAACCTCTTGGGCACGGAGATCACTGGGCAGCCTTTTTACGAAACCTACAATCAGACGTGGCGCCAGATTAGCTCCCACATCACAGATCTTCAGCAGCGCAGCTATGCCCGAACCCTCGATCAGCTTGTGGAGTTTGTGGTGAGCCAGGACGCGACGGACGATCTCCTTCCCACGGCCGCCCTGCTAACCGGCATTAATCAACCAGACCACTTAAGCCAGTTCGACGCTCTCACCCGACGCCTGCACGACCAGCGGTCCGCCCAAGTTTGTGTGTTACAGTCCCGGGATTGTTCTACTCTAAAAGCAGCCGTGGAGTCCATGGTCTTTGGCCTTGTTGAGGACGATGGTGGCGAAGAACTAGGCGAGGAAGAGGAGGACGTGGCTGAGCGCGACCGTAAACGCTTACGGCGCTCGCAGTGCACGATGAAGCAACTGAAGTCTTGGTACATGAACAACTTTTCATCAGAACGAAAGCCGTACCACCTCGTTgtaatcctgcctgactttgaGTGCTTTAGTGCCGGAGTGCTGCAGGATCTAATCCTGATACTATGCGCGCATTGTGATGAGCTTCCCTTTGTGCTGGTGCTAGGAGTGGCTACCGCCGTTTCAGCGGTTCACGGAACCCTACCCTACCACGTTAGCAGTA
Coding sequences:
- the LOC6495808 gene encoding uncharacterized protein LOC6495808 isoform X2, giving the protein MALPTLDKCCCCEIRWGALIVGIMRFLVYAYVLGRVFIMETENDLQELGLYIVITIRTLFLASSILIIVSVWVPKKQLPCVYLILAPIEEFMEMIILIYICTKLDFEDVEGIVTKATVWIMFLALDVYFWFVIYSWYKQIASPSQS
- the LOC6495808 gene encoding uncharacterized protein LOC6495808 isoform X3 yields the protein MLLLRDTVGSTYFMETENDLQELGLYIVITIRTLFLASSILIIVSVWVPKKQLPCVYLILAPIEEFMEMIILIYICTKLDFEDVEGIVTKATVWIMFLALDVYFWFVIYSWYKQIASPSQS
- the LOC6502565 gene encoding uncharacterized protein LOC6502565, whose amino-acid sequence is MGLPVFSKCCCLELKWGALIVAIVDLIFCGSAAGHSAIIRGRDLLNILWYVAVLLHLAHIIACILVIVSVWVPKKEFPCVYLITALIRFIFDIIFVIFIIIEFGFEGDYLITAIIILIYIALTVYFWLVIYSYYRKCGGHTPAD
- the LOC6494805 gene encoding uncharacterized protein LOC6494805 isoform X1; amino-acid sequence: MLGDDDLDIYEDLEDFQKAEDKKSEQLLAWEEKHKSATVEIEALKAENKALGKKIKVMEVNLQNLLDTAKAEMKRKEALIDQLRKEKDDICFRRKRAPIDEDLAAREHHNKRPKLAQTKEVSRKETEEPKNPFRARSKEDNKTEKPKSRSSSPRHSLHKINNDKPRSHARHFENHQRSRDRRRSRSPRHESSRHRGKSGRESRRRSRSQSPGPKIQRPKSQTITTLFGDEPICSDNESPHSEVAKKMLANKDPSTPVELYTPDSAVKPQSTKQAIPNESEDTAAVDGYFKKNTGVEAKPTETDTTKLCEGFFSSVSKLMNLPIPPLSLFPDKNPMDPIHKVIELQNDVPEPAKQVENVCVVTASEQKDSSIQDEIPPELDSTANAHNDENPEPGKECEINSSNNAEQKEIINETACESIIQDSKLSDMLVAQELTVNETIDETVPMELEYDIYDDLDKSNAPCFSKSIGSTIIEAPKVKDGSESPKRTDENDEGIQIIENIRLPEIADIENIAFTVDKNLQDPERIKTDKFEKLNEDIQEHERKESSYSRDEASTRSSILYAQPDSTKIDHNDDAILENAMNELTGEVVPPGNHNTNYLNLSLEEDAIEMALEQLHQSSPDETVVTSTSTKARQTSKDLIAILAQSPLHTTPLKAKSPLKTPETETPVKTPLKKRRVNLLESAEKSPSQDAPVEETSGSLSCTDDSSNVTKRFSMGHTDYQFEQIENEIVLRVKRRSRRPPRAPIEPKTIPSDGKSV
- the LOC6494805 gene encoding luc7-like protein 3 isoform X2 → MLGDDDLDIYEDLEDFQKAEDKKSEQLLAWEEKHKSATVEIEALKAENKALGKKIKVMEVNLQNLLDTAKAEMKRKEALIDQLRKEKDDICFRRKRAPIDEDLAAREHHNKRPKLAQTKEVSRKETEEPKNPFRARSKEDNKTEKPKSRSSSPRHSLHKINNDKPRSHARHFENHQRSRDRRRSRSPRHESSRHRGKSGRESRRRSRSQSPGA
- the LOC6495809 gene encoding uncharacterized protein LOC6495809, encoding MADKSNAYYRNERRRFALITYLLTAVAMIVALLEWCLFHFVDGINSFFNDYYWIGSIFVTIGLILLVVFIFFEVLRFNKMINWLFALLIFECVVLGMAPLIARQYRYQFLFSFLIWTIVLILFILIGTFLPLDLTLDVVVLFVLAVIAIIGAMYFLMLYIVFNMPYSFIIVRIFIVISIWMFVMYHAQIINGGRFAEMRSKDYFLGALMLFMDFLLMYLFSFQLAPKWSDACDKENSDFLVAFKDTTKTEEIERRQRENDYTEGTARVFEPEKDGTTTPTTTSLY